The Populus alba chromosome 6, ASM523922v2, whole genome shotgun sequence genome contains a region encoding:
- the LOC118037624 gene encoding uncharacterized protein isoform X2 produces MAFEPYFLRGHPANTINIEDIQLNTNWEDVICPICLDFPHNCVLLQCSSYDKGCQPFVCDTDHLHSNCLGRFKSASGLSSPSTSDPTPATNTQPAVADSNCKLVCPLCRGEVIGWVVVDKARLHLDEKKRCCAEEQCTFMGTYFELNEHAQIEHPHARPSKIDPARQLDWENFQQSSEIIDVLSTIHSEVPRGIVLGDYVIEYGDDDTGDEFEDFPGDEEYRLDETDDEFPSSSVSSRGSSGHRSSRRRRSRFYDT; encoded by the exons ATGGCCTTTGAGCCTTATTTTCTAAGAGGTCACCCTGCCAATACTATCAACATAGAAGATATTCAATTGAATACCAACTGGGAAGATGTGATTTGTCCTATATGCCTGGATTTCCCTCACAATTGTGTACTCCTCCAGTGCTCATCTTATGATAAAGGGTGCCAGCCTTTTGTGTGTGATACAGACCATTTGCATTCAAATTGTTTGGGTCGTTTTAAAAGTGCAAGTGGTTTGTCATCCCCTTCAACATCTGATCCAACTCCTGCGACCAATACTCAGCCAGCAGTAGCAGATAGCAATTGCAAACTAGTTTGTCCGTTGTGTAGAGGTGAAGTTATAGGGTGGGTTGTTGTTGATAAGGCTCGTTTACATTTGGATGAGAAGAAGCGTTGTTGTGCAGAAGAACAATGTACATTCATGGGAACATATTTTGAACTAAATGAACATGCTCAAATAGAACACCCGCATGCTCGCCCTTCAAAAATTGACCCTGCTCGGCAGCTTGATTGGGAAAATTTTCAGCAGTCATCTGAGATAATAGATGTTTTGAGCACCATACATTCAGAAGTGCCACGTGGAATTGTTTTAGGAGACTATGTGATTGAGTATGGAGATGATGATACTGGAGACGAGTTTGAGGACTTCCCTGGAGATGAAG AATACAGATTAGATGAGACTGATGATGAGTTTCCAAGTTCAAGCGTATCCTCCAGGGGTAGTTCTGGTCATCGCAG
- the LOC118037624 gene encoding uncharacterized protein isoform X1, protein MAFEPYFLRGHPANTINIEDIQLNTNWEDVICPICLDFPHNCVLLQCSSYDKGCQPFVCDTDHLHSNCLGRFKSASGLSSPSTSDPTPATNTQPAVADSNCKLVCPLCRGEVIGWVVVDKARLHLDEKKRCCAEEQCTFMGTYFELNEHAQIEHPHARPSKIDPARQLDWENFQQSSEIIDVLSTIHSEVPRGIVLGDYVIEYGDDDTGDEFEDFPGDEGNWWTSCILYQVFDNFRNSRNRRRARIADTRRGSRHSSYDTSNSDEGSVTSVDFAEYRLDETDDEFPSSSVSSRGSSGHRSSRRRRSRFYDT, encoded by the coding sequence ATGGCCTTTGAGCCTTATTTTCTAAGAGGTCACCCTGCCAATACTATCAACATAGAAGATATTCAATTGAATACCAACTGGGAAGATGTGATTTGTCCTATATGCCTGGATTTCCCTCACAATTGTGTACTCCTCCAGTGCTCATCTTATGATAAAGGGTGCCAGCCTTTTGTGTGTGATACAGACCATTTGCATTCAAATTGTTTGGGTCGTTTTAAAAGTGCAAGTGGTTTGTCATCCCCTTCAACATCTGATCCAACTCCTGCGACCAATACTCAGCCAGCAGTAGCAGATAGCAATTGCAAACTAGTTTGTCCGTTGTGTAGAGGTGAAGTTATAGGGTGGGTTGTTGTTGATAAGGCTCGTTTACATTTGGATGAGAAGAAGCGTTGTTGTGCAGAAGAACAATGTACATTCATGGGAACATATTTTGAACTAAATGAACATGCTCAAATAGAACACCCGCATGCTCGCCCTTCAAAAATTGACCCTGCTCGGCAGCTTGATTGGGAAAATTTTCAGCAGTCATCTGAGATAATAGATGTTTTGAGCACCATACATTCAGAAGTGCCACGTGGAATTGTTTTAGGAGACTATGTGATTGAGTATGGAGATGATGATACTGGAGACGAGTTTGAGGACTTCCCTGGAGATGAAGGTAACTGGTGGACTTCTTGTATCTTGTATCAGGTATTTGATAACTTCAGAAATTCAAGAAATAGAAGAAGGGCAAGAATAGCTGATACAAGGAGAGGAAGTCGCCACTCAAGTTATGATACTTCAAATTCTGATGAAGGCTCTGTAACATCTGTAGACTTTGCAGAATACAGATTAGATGAGACTGATGATGAGTTTCCAAGTTCAAGCGTATCCTCCAGGGGTAGTTCTGGTCATCGCAG